Proteins encoded in a region of the Candidatus Cloacimonadota bacterium genome:
- a CDS encoding RNA-binding protein, with protein sequence MQGKKLYVGNLDYSVTKDSLKELFSECGDVVEVIVIDGKGFGFVEMSDSSEAEKAINDLDGKDFKGRSLKVNEARPKRDNRRDFRRSY encoded by the coding sequence ATGCAAGGTAAAAAACTCTATGTTGGTAATCTTGATTATTCCGTCACCAAAGATTCACTCAAAGAATTGTTTTCTGAGTGTGGTGATGTCGTTGAGGTTATCGTCATCGACGGCAAAGGTTTCGGATTTGTTGAAATGTCAGATTCATCCGAAGCTGAAAAAGCAATCAACGACCTTGACGGGAAAGACTTTAAAGGCCGTTCCCTCAAAGTTAATGAAGCTCGCCCCAAAAGAGACAATCGCAGAGATTTTAGACGATCTTATTAA
- the typA gene encoding translational GTPase TypA: MKKIKNIAIIAHVDHGKTTLVDAALKQSGIFRDNEKIAERIMDSNDLERERGITIFSKNASLTYKDYKINFVDTPGHADFGGEVQRIMKMVDSVLLLVDAFEGPMPQTKYVLKKSLELGLDPIVIINKIDRPNARPAEVLEMVFDLFCDLQANDSQLDFPVLFASGKDGYARHEMEDENDDLIPLFETIVKRVKDSEGDESKPFQMLVSAIEYDNYLGKIGTGKITNGTVSQGQEVVLLKRDGERLLYRITKIYHYDGLKKKEIKKAFAGDIVSLAGMERVDVGETAACKDNPKPLPIIEIDAPTLSMTFKVNDSPFSGKEGKYVTSRNIWDRLQKELQTNVSIKVEGTENGDEFIVKGRGELQLSILIENMRREGFEFQVSTPKVIYRQLDGKRTEPIELVTVDVADEFVGTVIEMLGLRKGEMLDMVPGNDGFTRLEYKVPARGLIGFRNEFMTTTRGTGIINHSFYEYEFYKGDLDKKSRGALIAMEKGTATGYSLFNFQARGVLFIGPGVEVYAGMIIGEHSRENDLVLNIVKGKKLSNVRAAGSDDAIVLVPPRQFSLEQALEYINDDELLEVTPKNIRMRKKILREIDRKREMNRLNKIGQE, encoded by the coding sequence ATGAAAAAAATTAAAAATATTGCGATCATTGCTCACGTCGATCATGGCAAGACAACGCTGGTCGATGCAGCACTCAAGCAATCAGGTATTTTCAGGGATAATGAAAAAATCGCTGAACGCATAATGGACAGCAATGATCTTGAACGAGAGCGCGGCATTACGATCTTTTCCAAAAATGCCTCCCTCACTTATAAAGACTATAAAATTAACTTTGTGGATACACCCGGTCATGCCGATTTCGGAGGAGAAGTTCAGCGCATCATGAAAATGGTGGATTCGGTGCTGCTTCTTGTTGATGCTTTTGAAGGACCGATGCCGCAGACAAAGTATGTACTCAAGAAATCCCTTGAACTTGGACTCGATCCAATCGTGATCATCAATAAAATAGATAGACCAAATGCACGTCCTGCAGAGGTTCTCGAAATGGTGTTTGATCTTTTCTGCGACCTGCAGGCCAATGATTCACAGCTTGACTTCCCTGTCCTTTTTGCATCAGGCAAAGATGGATATGCCCGGCATGAAATGGAAGATGAAAATGACGATCTGATACCCCTATTTGAGACTATTGTAAAAAGAGTGAAAGATTCTGAAGGTGATGAATCCAAACCATTTCAAATGCTGGTTTCAGCCATCGAGTATGATAATTATCTCGGGAAGATCGGTACGGGAAAGATAACGAATGGAACGGTAAGCCAGGGCCAAGAAGTCGTCTTACTCAAGCGTGATGGAGAAAGATTACTCTATCGGATCACAAAAATTTACCATTACGATGGATTGAAAAAGAAAGAAATAAAAAAAGCATTTGCCGGTGATATCGTTTCACTCGCTGGTATGGAACGGGTTGATGTGGGAGAAACTGCTGCATGTAAAGACAATCCCAAACCGCTTCCCATTATCGAGATCGATGCTCCGACTCTTTCTATGACCTTCAAGGTAAATGACTCACCATTTTCAGGAAAAGAAGGCAAATATGTTACATCCAGAAATATCTGGGATCGACTCCAAAAAGAGCTTCAAACAAATGTCAGCATCAAAGTTGAGGGAACGGAAAATGGAGATGAGTTCATTGTGAAAGGACGTGGTGAACTTCAGCTTTCAATATTGATTGAAAATATGCGCAGAGAGGGCTTTGAATTCCAGGTTTCAACGCCCAAAGTTATCTACCGCCAACTCGATGGCAAACGTACAGAACCAATCGAGCTTGTGACCGTGGATGTTGCAGATGAGTTTGTTGGAACAGTCATCGAAATGCTGGGACTACGTAAAGGTGAGATGCTTGATATGGTTCCCGGAAATGATGGTTTTACACGTCTCGAATATAAAGTGCCAGCTCGCGGGTTAATCGGTTTCAGAAATGAGTTCATGACCACAACGCGTGGAACTGGTATTATCAATCATAGCTTTTATGAATATGAATTTTACAAAGGTGATTTAGACAAAAAAAGCCGCGGTGCACTGATAGCAATGGAAAAAGGTACTGCCACAGGATATTCTCTATTCAATTTCCAGGCACGAGGAGTGCTCTTTATCGGACCGGGCGTTGAAGTTTATGCAGGCATGATCATTGGTGAACATTCTCGGGAGAATGATCTTGTTTTGAATATCGTCAAAGGTAAGAAACTATCAAACGTTCGTGCAGCCGGATCCGATGATGCGATAGTTCTCGTTCCACCACGCCAGTTCAGTTTGGAGCAGGCACTCGAATACATTAATGATGATGAACTGTTGGAAGTGACACCAAAGAATATCAGGATGCGAAAGAAGATACTCAGGGAAATCGACAGGAAAAGAGAAATGAACAGGTTAAATAAAATAGGTCAGGAATAA
- the pgi gene encoding glucose-6-phosphate isomerase gives MLKKIHPTKTKAWQELKKHHDIMQHASMKEMFDKDADRFKNFSIQFEEILLDYSKNIINEETLELLIQLANECELKDAIDKMLTGDSINETEHRAVLHTALRNFSGKPVFVDCKDVMPEVKAVQLKMKKFSEKMLFGEWKGCTGKAITDIVNIGIGGSDLGPVMVTESLKPYWKKITPNFVSNVDGTHIAETLKNLNPETTLFMIASKTFTTQETMTNALTARTWFLENAKNEDSIKKHFIAISTNEEGVKKFGIDPQNMFRFWDWVGGRYSLWSAIGLSIACTIGYDNFEQLLKGAYAMDEHFRNTSFGENMPVILALLGIWYNNFFNAQTQAILPYDQYMHRFAAYFQQGDMESNGKSTDRNGNSVNYQTGPIIWGEPGTNGQHAFYQLIHQGTKLIPCDFLAPAISHNPIGDHHMKLLSNFFAQTEALMKGKTEAEVRNQLQKAGKKDDEIEKLLPFKIFQGNKPTNSILFKKLTPYTLGSLIAMYEHKIFVQGVIWNIFSFDQWGVELGKQLAKSILPELETDEHVNDHDSSTNGLINAYKMMRELRKLNSILMV, from the coding sequence ATGCTTAAAAAGATACATCCTACAAAAACCAAGGCTTGGCAAGAGTTAAAAAAGCATCACGACATAATGCAGCACGCATCAATGAAAGAGATGTTTGATAAAGATGCTGATAGATTTAAGAATTTCTCAATTCAGTTCGAAGAGATACTTCTTGATTACTCCAAAAATATTATTAATGAAGAAACACTAGAACTCCTCATTCAGCTTGCGAATGAATGTGAGCTTAAAGATGCAATTGATAAGATGTTAACCGGTGATTCCATCAATGAAACAGAACACAGAGCAGTACTTCACACAGCGTTAAGAAATTTCTCGGGCAAACCAGTTTTTGTGGATTGCAAGGATGTAATGCCTGAGGTCAAAGCAGTGCAACTGAAGATGAAAAAATTTTCTGAGAAAATGCTGTTCGGTGAATGGAAAGGATGTACGGGTAAAGCAATTACGGATATTGTGAACATCGGCATCGGCGGATCTGATCTCGGTCCGGTGATGGTGACTGAATCACTCAAACCGTACTGGAAGAAAATCACCCCAAATTTTGTGTCGAATGTTGATGGAACGCATATTGCAGAAACACTTAAGAATCTAAATCCCGAGACCACACTTTTTATGATCGCATCAAAAACCTTCACAACCCAGGAAACCATGACCAATGCACTTACTGCACGAACGTGGTTCCTTGAAAATGCAAAGAATGAGGACAGCATCAAGAAGCATTTTATCGCGATCTCCACGAATGAGGAAGGTGTGAAGAAGTTCGGTATTGATCCACAGAATATGTTCCGTTTCTGGGATTGGGTCGGTGGGCGTTACTCATTGTGGTCAGCCATCGGGCTTTCAATTGCCTGTACTATTGGCTACGATAATTTTGAGCAGCTTCTTAAAGGTGCCTATGCTATGGATGAGCATTTCAGGAATACATCATTTGGTGAGAATATGCCGGTCATCCTTGCATTGCTTGGGATATGGTATAATAATTTTTTCAATGCACAGACACAGGCAATTCTGCCGTACGATCAGTACATGCATCGATTTGCTGCCTACTTCCAGCAGGGAGATATGGAGAGTAACGGCAAATCAACAGACAGAAATGGAAATTCTGTGAACTATCAAACTGGACCGATCATCTGGGGAGAACCGGGCACAAATGGACAGCATGCATTCTACCAGCTCATTCATCAGGGCACAAAGCTCATTCCCTGCGATTTTCTCGCCCCGGCGATCAGCCACAATCCAATAGGTGATCATCATATGAAATTGCTCTCTAATTTCTTTGCACAGACAGAAGCATTGATGAAGGGAAAAACAGAAGCAGAAGTTCGAAATCAATTACAAAAAGCTGGAAAGAAAGATGACGAGATAGAAAAATTATTGCCATTTAAAATATTTCAAGGCAACAAACCAACAAATTCCATACTGTTCAAGAAATTAACCCCTTATACTCTTGGAAGTTTGATAGCGATGTATGAGCATAAGATATTTGTGCAGGGGGTGATATGGAATATTTTCAGTTTTGACCAATGGGGAGTAGAGCTGGGAAAGCAACTTGCAAAAAGCATTCTGCCTGAACTTGAGACTGATGAACATGTCAACGATCATGATTCTTCGACGAATGGTTTGATCAATGCATATAAGATGATGAGGGAGTTGAGAAAGTTGAATTCTATATTGATGGTATAA